The Thamnophis elegans isolate rThaEle1 chromosome Z, rThaEle1.pri, whole genome shotgun sequence genome contains a region encoding:
- the PAQR4 gene encoding progestin and adipoQ receptor family member 4 isoform X1, translating to MAFLGGARLLDWASSPPHLQFNRFVLTGYRPASSGSGCLRSLFYLHNELGNIYTHGIPLLGFLFVLPLTIPWARLSESWLGVVHYLACIFPQLGSVLYHLFMNHEGGPAVYHTLLTLDMCGVCMVNTLGALPIIYCTLACCPLLRSIALLAYTGLSSYGIFCAVTARSSVRRLRAFAWQALILYLHWGVVADLHWIANSACPKEGPHHV from the exons ATGGCTTTCCTGGGGGGAGCCCGGCTCCTGGACTGGGCCAGCTCCCCCCCTCATTTGCAATTCAACCGCTTCGTGCTAACGGGCTACCGGCCGGCTAGCTCCGGGTCCGGCTGTCTCCGCAGCCTCTTCTATTTGCACAACGAGCTGGGCAACATCTATACCCACG GTATCCCTCTGCTGGGATTTCTCTTCGTGCTGCCGCTGACCATTCCATGGGCTCGACTTTCAGAATCATGGCTGGGAGTCGTGCACTATTTGGCTTGCATTTTTCCACAGCTGGGCAGCGTGCTTTACCATCTCTTCATGAATCATGAGGGAGGCCCTGCTGTTTACCATACCTTGCTCACCCTGGATATGTGTGGGGTATGCATGGTCAACACTTTGG GTGCTCTACCAATCATCTACTGCACGCTGGCCTGCTGCCCACTTCTTCGTTCTATTGCCCTGCTCGCCTACACAGGCTTGTCAAGCTATGGTATCTTTTGTGCAGTGACTGCTCGTTCCAGTGTCCGGCGCTTACGAGCCTTTGCCTGGCAGGCTCT TATACTCTATCTTCATTGGGGAGTAGTGGCTGATCTTCATTGGATTGCCAACTCAGCCTGTCCAAAGGAAGGACCACATCATGTTTGA
- the PAQR4 gene encoding progestin and adipoQ receptor family member 4 isoform X2 encodes MAFLGGARLLDWASSPPHLQFNRFVLTGYRPASSGSGCLRSLFYLHNELGNIYTHGIPLLGFLFVLPLTIPWARLSESWLGVVHYLACIFPQLGSVLYHLFMNHEGGPAVYHTLLTLDMCGVCMVNTLGALPIIYCTLACCPLLRSIALLAYTGLSSYGIFCAVTARSSVRRLRAFAWQALFRFFFFYLRWVGLGTGHPTSLRSYLIMDGLAFLGGVINISRVPERWKPGCFDYWFNSHQIMHVLVVVSILYLHWGVVADLHWIANSACPKEGPHHV; translated from the exons ATGGCTTTCCTGGGGGGAGCCCGGCTCCTGGACTGGGCCAGCTCCCCCCCTCATTTGCAATTCAACCGCTTCGTGCTAACGGGCTACCGGCCGGCTAGCTCCGGGTCCGGCTGTCTCCGCAGCCTCTTCTATTTGCACAACGAGCTGGGCAACATCTATACCCACG GTATCCCTCTGCTGGGATTTCTCTTCGTGCTGCCGCTGACCATTCCATGGGCTCGACTTTCAGAATCATGGCTGGGAGTCGTGCACTATTTGGCTTGCATTTTTCCACAGCTGGGCAGCGTGCTTTACCATCTCTTCATGAATCATGAGGGAGGCCCTGCTGTTTACCATACCTTGCTCACCCTGGATATGTGTGGGGTATGCATGGTCAACACTTTGG GTGCTCTACCAATCATCTACTGCACGCTGGCCTGCTGCCCACTTCTTCGTTCTATTGCCCTGCTCGCCTACACAGGCTTGTCAAGCTATGGTATCTTTTGTGCAGTGACTGCTCGTTCCAGTGTCCGGCGCTTACGAGCCTTTGCCTGGCAGGCTCTGttccgcttcttcttcttctatttgcgGTGGGTGGGATTAGGCACTGGCCATCCCACTTCTCTGCGTTCATACCTCATTATGGACGGTCTGGCCTTTCTTGGGGGCGTCATCAACATCTCGCGAGTGCCTGAGCGCTGGAAGCCAGGCTGTTTTGACTATTGGTTCAACAGCCATCAGATTATGCACGTGCTGGTGGTGGTCAGTATACTCTATCTTCATTGGGGAGTAGTGGCTGATCTTCATTGGATTGCCAACTCAGCCTGTCCAAAGGAAGGACCACATCATGTTTGA